The Treponema medium genome has a window encoding:
- a CDS encoding galactokinase, with translation MTQHEFIQFLTDLPEDKMKAELTKAFTERYGAGTEEIMMIASPARINIIGEHIDYNGGKVFPAAIDRYLYVLLRKRLDTKIIYDDIRFPGALEFSSTETFRYRRENQYANYLNGMLAMLQKGGHKLTSGFEVLFFSKLPAGGGISSSAALEVGFGRAVAELFGFKVDPVELAKMGQESEHVFMNMQCGIMDQFSIAMGKKECAMLLDTATLEYEYVPLVLGDYRIVVMNSNKQRALVDSKYNERCAECMEGLALLQKIKPVYNLCDLTSADLGMVAEAIADERIFKRVRHCITENERVLAAVAALKAGNLPKLGELLKASHASLRYDYEVTGLELDTLADAANAEPCCLGARMTGAGFGGCAIALVQKDAIAEFTTRVGNVYTEKTGLTASFFACEAGDGARRV, from the coding sequence ATGACACAGCACGAATTTATACAGTTTTTAACCGATTTGCCGGAAGATAAGATGAAGGCGGAATTGACAAAGGCTTTTACCGAGCGGTATGGAGCAGGTACGGAAGAAATCATGATGATTGCCTCCCCTGCCCGTATCAATATTATCGGGGAGCATATCGATTATAACGGCGGGAAGGTGTTCCCTGCGGCGATCGACCGCTATCTTTATGTGCTGTTGCGCAAACGCCTCGACACAAAAATTATCTATGATGATATACGGTTTCCGGGCGCGCTTGAATTTTCTTCTACGGAAACTTTCCGGTACCGGAGAGAAAATCAATATGCGAATTATCTGAACGGTATGCTCGCGATGCTGCAAAAAGGCGGACACAAACTGACAAGCGGTTTTGAGGTACTGTTTTTTAGCAAGTTGCCTGCGGGCGGCGGTATTTCTTCATCGGCTGCGCTGGAAGTTGGCTTCGGGCGTGCAGTCGCCGAATTGTTCGGCTTTAAGGTTGATCCGGTAGAGCTTGCCAAGATGGGGCAGGAGTCCGAGCATGTCTTTATGAATATGCAGTGCGGAATTATGGATCAGTTCAGTATCGCAATGGGTAAAAAAGAATGTGCGATGCTGCTTGATACGGCAACGCTTGAGTATGAATACGTACCGCTTGTTTTGGGTGATTACCGCATTGTCGTGATGAATTCCAATAAGCAACGTGCGCTTGTGGACTCAAAGTACAATGAACGCTGCGCCGAATGTATGGAAGGACTTGCTCTTTTACAGAAGATTAAGCCTGTTTATAATCTCTGCGATTTGACCTCTGCCGATTTGGGTATGGTTGCTGAAGCGATAGCTGATGAGCGTATTTTTAAACGAGTGCGCCATTGCATTACGGAAAACGAACGGGTACTTGCAGCGGTCGCAGCGCTAAAAGCCGGTAACTTGCCCAAACTCGGTGAGCTGCTCAAAGCGTCCCACGCCTCGCTGCGGTACGACTATGAAGTAACCGGTCTTGAACTTGATACGCTTGCCGATGCCGCTAATGCTGAACCGTGTTGTTTAGGTGCGCGGATGACCGGTGCGGGATTCGGCGGTTGTGCCATTGCCTTAGTGCAAAAAGATGCCATTGCGGAATTTACCACCCGCGTCGGCAACGTCTATACCGAAAAGACCGGCCTGACGGCTTCCTTTTTTGCTTGCGAGGCAGGAGACGGTGCGCGTCGGGTTTAA
- a CDS encoding DUF4194 domain-containing protein, translating to MMTAQWATVCIKLLQGAIYENEEPEAWKLLQQYQREIAAYFEQIGISLFIEPADGYAFLEQKESEEGDSKSVKLIRHYPLSFELSLLCVLLREALDQFDVSQNTSSILVLKASEIRGMLSIYFKEKTDQTKLYKELNRYLNQAVDIGFLKNLSEKDLSKTGDADIDPAYEVRRIIRAKVSVDFLAEFKERLQKL from the coding sequence ATGATGACAGCACAGTGGGCGACAGTCTGCATAAAATTGTTACAAGGGGCTATTTACGAAAATGAGGAACCTGAGGCATGGAAGCTCTTGCAGCAATACCAGCGTGAGATTGCCGCATATTTTGAACAAATCGGTATCAGCCTCTTTATTGAACCGGCCGACGGCTACGCATTTTTAGAGCAAAAAGAGAGCGAAGAAGGGGATTCTAAATCTGTTAAGCTTATCCGGCATTATCCGCTGTCATTTGAGTTATCATTGCTGTGTGTACTGCTGAGGGAGGCCTTGGATCAGTTCGATGTTTCTCAAAATACATCTTCAATCTTAGTACTGAAAGCAAGTGAAATACGCGGGATGCTTTCTATTTATTTTAAAGAAAAAACCGATCAAACAAAACTCTATAAAGAATTAAATAGGTATTTAAATCAAGCTGTAGATATAGGCTTTCTTAAAAACTTGAGCGAAAAAGACCTCAGCAAAACCGGCGATGCAGATATTGACCCTGCGTATGAAGTCCGCAGAATAATACGGGCAAAAGTCAGTGTCGATTTCTTAGCCGAATTTAAAGAGCGGCTGCAAAAGCTTTAG
- a CDS encoding nucleotidyltransferase domain-containing protein has translation MITEEIRQIAEKIKEALDPERIYLFGSYARNQETETSDYDFYVVVDEREEKSLVLSQQAYRAIREYRTTPCDIIVNSRSHFNERCKRQTLENTVVTEGVVMYER, from the coding sequence ATGATAACTGAAGAGATACGGCAAATAGCCGAAAAAATTAAAGAAGCGCTTGACCCGGAACGGATTTATTTGTTCGGCTCCTACGCACGTAATCAAGAGACCGAAACGAGCGACTATGATTTTTACGTCGTGGTAGATGAGCGGGAAGAGAAATCTCTTGTGCTTTCACAACAAGCGTATCGGGCTATTAGGGAATATAGGACAACCCCCTGTGATATTATCGTAAATAGTCGTTCGCATTTTAATGAACGATGTAAGCGACAGACATTAGAGAATACAGTTGTCACCGAAGGAGTGGTAATGTATGAAAGATGA
- a CDS encoding HEPN domain-containing protein, with protein MKDDIQRDVAEWLRFVKMDQNTACHLFESMHPQPLEIICFHCQQAAEKAINNLDASVEVCCSHKVVAVGFNTLCCDAERRGIKPSARIKALFILKEIEVIKIHDLAILLHKIESFFSVPVAVKNAGDDLTPFAATFRYPQSPDIDEALTRKALADMETVITWCKEQIVLAGYEIE; from the coding sequence ATGAAAGATGATATACAACGCGACGTAGCAGAATGGCTGCGCTTTGTCAAAATGGATCAAAATACAGCGTGCCATCTTTTTGAAAGTATGCATCCACAACCGCTGGAAATTATTTGTTTCCATTGTCAGCAAGCTGCAGAAAAAGCAATCAACAACCTCGACGCGAGCGTCGAGGTATGTTGTTCTCATAAGGTGGTTGCAGTCGGCTTTAATACCCTTTGTTGCGACGCAGAGCGTCGGGGTATTAAACCCTCCGCACGAATAAAAGCTTTATTTATTCTAAAAGAAATAGAAGTAATTAAAATACATGACCTAGCAATTTTGCTCCACAAAATAGAATCATTTTTTTCCGTTCCTGTTGCCGTAAAAAATGCAGGTGATGATTTAACTCCTTTTGCAGCAACTTTTCGGTATCCGCAATCTCCTGACATTGACGAAGCTCTTACAAGGAAAGCGCTAGCCGATATGGAAACTGTTATAACATGGTGCAAAGAACAAATTGTATTAGCCGGTTATGAGATAGAGTAA
- a CDS encoding Fic family protein, with translation MQYEPPFKITSKAINFISQISEKIGEIHNLENTVHSVQLRKKNRIKTIHSSLAIENNSLTIEQMTAIIEGKRVLGSPNEIWEVKNAVQAYELLLTLNPYQEKDLLQAHRLMMNELVNRSGKYRRDGVGIFDGRSVVHVAPPADRVPFLMGDLFQWLKDTDAHPLIKSSVFHYEFEFIHPFEDGNGRMGRLWQTVILKDWKPFFAWLPIETLIKEHQTEYYHALGISDANSDSTAFIEFMLSMIFDTIESILATESKITQKITQKITVNQQKIIQAIKDNPYITQEELAGIVGIARLNIIKNMKKLQEQHIITRVGADKNGYWHIEENN, from the coding sequence ATGCAATACGAACCGCCGTTTAAAATTACCTCAAAAGCAATCAATTTTATTTCTCAGATTTCCGAAAAAATAGGGGAGATACATAATCTCGAAAATACTGTGCATAGTGTGCAGCTAAGAAAGAAGAATCGTATTAAAACGATTCATTCTTCGCTGGCAATTGAAAATAATTCTTTGACTATCGAACAAATGACTGCAATTATTGAAGGGAAAAGAGTACTCGGCTCGCCAAATGAAATATGGGAAGTAAAAAATGCTGTGCAAGCCTATGAACTGCTTTTAACACTAAATCCATATCAAGAAAAAGATTTACTACAGGCGCATCGTTTGATGATGAATGAACTGGTGAACCGCAGCGGTAAGTATAGAAGGGATGGGGTTGGTATTTTTGATGGACGGAGCGTTGTTCATGTAGCTCCCCCTGCCGATCGGGTACCCTTTTTGATGGGTGATTTATTTCAATGGCTCAAAGATACGGATGCACATCCGCTCATTAAAAGCAGTGTATTTCATTACGAGTTTGAATTTATTCATCCCTTTGAAGACGGTAACGGCAGAATGGGGCGGCTCTGGCAAACGGTAATCTTGAAAGACTGGAAACCTTTTTTTGCATGGCTGCCTATCGAAACCTTGATTAAAGAGCACCAAACTGAATATTATCATGCATTGGGTATCAGCGATGCAAATTCCGATAGCACTGCTTTCATTGAATTTATGCTGTCGATGATTTTTGATACTATTGAGTCTATTCTTGCAACTGAATCAAAGATTACTCAAAAGATTACTCAAAAGATTACGGTAAATCAACAAAAAATCATACAAGCAATAAAAGATAATCCATATATCACGCAAGAAGAACTGGCTGGTATTGTCGGTATTGCACGGTTGAATATTATTAAGAACATGAAAAAACTGCAAGAACAACATATTATCACCCGTGTCGGCGCCGACAAAAACGGCTACTGGCATATTGAAGAGAATAACTAA
- a CDS encoding ATP-binding protein, which translates to MQFDLLKTEDIDKNGMYLDFFQVYNWGVFDSKVYTMRCGKKATLLTGLNGSGKTTLVDAFLSLIVPPRQRFYNQSAGAESKRERDEISYVLGTYGNKREEEFTSGTAKNLRTKENCISILLGCFVLGDDQRPITLMQVRFFSGGGALQKIYSITHTRLSIEEIQKAGIDFTPQSNWKKRMTEVFGTKFYADNFAPYAEAFSQLAGLRSDRALYLFSQTVGLKGVGNLNDFIRTYMFEGRDTERDFDDLVKHYEELSQIYNEIEKAQEQLRLLQEILDAGKIFEDCEQKNRTLKQFKMILQLWYIQTVLDTITKRIVVLQQEKLLADNKRNILEAEIKQLDADMDSLKAVIQKNSTAILIKEIEHKIQFNELRLQTCRNNVRDYEQCARVLSLEIPQTEKKFNANAALLPKLREKLSKEKDDLYESSLERNAQNQVNKKEEQAIIEELESLSKRTTNIPAHNIGIRDQICAHIGCSEKELVFAGELLQVAKEESRWEAAIEKLLHNFSLCLLVPPHLYTKVNKYAATHNLRGRLVYLKTDTKPQLKKSFPEKNSLIAKLEIQKKHELSDWLEAYLYDTFDYICTDDTEAFSRAAKALTSTGLIKSKIRHEKDDRPQQPGRQAFVLGWDNIQKRQELSFSLKKLQNEIEKDDTALEDSKKKQDDITDQLTILSSLEKMQFWDDLDVQKYSAALNASLEEKEAILRGDKELRQLENKLQGLQIEKQTKEEARTAYIETSSKAEQQLTDIRIKQERFTAQLHQYADGESEETQRALAIFTEHFSVQKTFEQSEAVDTERDRIELALNKESEQAETAVRNAERKVREKMSAVKNPKPDIKRKFPSWEADVRDFQVEVSGLADFQAFYDRVNRDDLPSCRKKFKLIFNEHVKNDITNFKTILDTGRQQIIVGIEELNKSLKTIPYSKNPPTYIKLENRKTTDQSIKDFQALLLAALPDSASIFNRTSGSEFEEYKKIETLIAYLKENDPRRKKVLDVRQWFNFAAIEYYLNDNTQKQYYEDSASLSGGEKSKLTYTILASAIAFQFGITGGEGYSLRLVIIDEVFSKIDMDNSCYAMELFKEIGLQMILVTPMDKINIVEDYIASVHITEKHNDNTSRLLNITIDRYREEKEQYDKC; encoded by the coding sequence ATGCAATTTGATTTATTGAAAACCGAAGATATTGATAAAAACGGAATGTATCTTGATTTTTTTCAAGTATACAACTGGGGTGTTTTTGATTCAAAAGTGTATACGATGCGGTGCGGAAAAAAGGCGACGCTGTTGACTGGTTTAAACGGTTCCGGGAAGACAACGCTGGTGGATGCTTTTTTGTCGCTTATCGTGCCGCCGCGGCAGCGCTTTTATAACCAATCCGCCGGAGCGGAGAGTAAGCGGGAACGTGATGAAATCAGCTATGTGTTGGGGACGTATGGGAACAAACGTGAGGAAGAATTTACCTCCGGCACTGCAAAAAATTTACGCACAAAAGAAAACTGTATTTCTATTTTGCTCGGCTGCTTTGTGTTGGGAGATGATCAAAGACCGATAACGCTTATGCAAGTGCGTTTTTTTTCCGGCGGCGGAGCCTTACAAAAAATCTATTCGATAACACATACGCGGCTTTCAATTGAAGAGATACAAAAAGCAGGGATTGATTTTACACCGCAGAGCAATTGGAAAAAACGCATGACCGAAGTATTCGGCACCAAGTTTTACGCCGATAATTTTGCCCCGTATGCAGAAGCATTCTCTCAGCTTGCAGGCTTGCGTTCGGATCGGGCACTCTATCTCTTTTCGCAAACGGTTGGACTGAAAGGAGTCGGCAACTTAAATGACTTTATCAGAACCTATATGTTTGAAGGCCGCGATACCGAACGCGATTTTGATGATTTGGTAAAGCATTACGAAGAGCTTTCTCAGATATACAACGAGATAGAAAAAGCACAAGAACAGCTCAGACTGCTGCAGGAAATTTTAGATGCCGGAAAAATATTTGAAGACTGCGAGCAAAAGAACAGAACATTAAAACAGTTCAAAATGATTTTACAGCTGTGGTATATACAAACAGTCCTGGATACGATTACAAAACGAATAGTTGTTTTACAACAAGAAAAGTTGCTCGCTGATAATAAAAGAAATATACTTGAAGCTGAAATAAAACAGCTTGATGCCGATATGGATTCGCTTAAAGCAGTTATTCAAAAAAATAGCACGGCAATTCTGATCAAAGAAATTGAGCATAAGATTCAATTCAATGAATTACGGTTGCAGACATGCCGGAATAATGTGCGGGATTATGAACAGTGCGCCCGTGTTTTATCTTTGGAAATTCCGCAAACGGAAAAGAAATTTAATGCGAATGCAGCATTGCTGCCGAAATTGAGAGAAAAACTCAGTAAAGAAAAAGATGATCTTTACGAATCAAGCCTTGAACGGAATGCGCAAAATCAGGTAAATAAAAAAGAAGAACAAGCAATTATCGAAGAATTGGAATCGCTGAGTAAACGGACAACGAATATCCCTGCGCATAATATCGGGATACGGGATCAAATATGCGCACATATCGGCTGCTCGGAAAAAGAACTCGTATTTGCCGGAGAGCTATTGCAGGTCGCAAAAGAAGAAAGCCGATGGGAAGCTGCGATAGAAAAACTGCTGCATAACTTTTCGCTTTGTTTACTGGTGCCGCCGCATCTTTATACAAAGGTAAATAAATATGCGGCAACGCATAATTTAAGAGGCAGGCTCGTCTACCTTAAAACAGATACCAAACCGCAGCTGAAAAAGAGTTTCCCTGAAAAAAATTCACTTATTGCGAAATTAGAGATACAAAAAAAGCATGAACTTTCCGATTGGCTTGAAGCGTATCTGTATGACACATTCGATTATATTTGTACTGATGATACGGAAGCATTTAGCAGGGCAGCCAAGGCGCTTACCTCGACGGGTTTAATTAAGTCAAAAATACGCCATGAAAAAGACGACCGCCCGCAGCAGCCGGGTCGGCAAGCATTTGTGCTTGGCTGGGATAATATTCAAAAGCGGCAGGAACTTTCGTTCAGCTTGAAAAAACTGCAAAACGAAATTGAGAAAGACGATACCGCTCTGGAAGACAGCAAGAAAAAACAGGATGATATAACCGATCAGCTTACTATCTTGAGCAGTTTGGAAAAGATGCAATTCTGGGATGATCTTGATGTGCAAAAATATTCGGCTGCATTGAATGCGTCTCTTGAAGAAAAGGAAGCTATTCTCCGCGGAGACAAAGAATTGCGGCAGCTTGAAAATAAATTGCAAGGTTTGCAAATTGAAAAGCAAACAAAAGAAGAAGCGCGTACCGCTTATATTGAAACATCGTCAAAAGCGGAACAGCAGTTGACGGATATCCGCATCAAACAGGAACGATTTACCGCTCAGCTGCATCAGTATGCCGATGGAGAAAGTGAAGAAACACAAAGAGCGCTCGCTATTTTTACAGAGCATTTCAGTGTACAAAAAACTTTTGAACAGTCTGAAGCCGTTGATACCGAACGGGATCGGATTGAATTGGCATTGAATAAAGAGAGCGAACAGGCGGAAACAGCTGTCAGAAATGCGGAGCGGAAAGTCCGCGAAAAAATGTCCGCAGTGAAAAACCCTAAGCCGGATATAAAGCGGAAGTTTCCGTCGTGGGAGGCTGATGTACGGGATTTCCAAGTGGAAGTATCGGGGCTTGCAGACTTTCAAGCCTTTTATGATCGAGTGAACCGCGATGATTTACCTTCGTGCCGGAAAAAATTTAAGCTTATTTTTAATGAGCACGTAAAAAACGATATTACCAATTTTAAGACCATACTTGATACCGGACGTCAGCAGATTATTGTCGGAATAGAGGAATTGAATAAAAGCTTAAAAACAATTCCCTACAGCAAAAATCCTCCGACGTATATCAAGCTGGAAAATCGCAAAACAACCGATCAGTCCATAAAAGATTTTCAGGCTCTGTTGTTAGCCGCATTGCCTGACTCCGCGTCCATCTTTAACCGCACATCCGGTTCGGAATTTGAAGAGTATAAAAAAATTGAAACGCTGATTGCCTACTTAAAAGAAAATGATCCGCGCCGTAAAAAAGTGCTGGACGTACGCCAGTGGTTTAATTTTGCCGCTATTGAATATTATCTCAACGACAATACGCAAAAACAATATTACGAAGATTCTGCAAGTTTGTCGGGCGGAGAAAAATCAAAATTAACCTATACGATTTTAGCATCGGCAATTGCATTTCAATTCGGCATTACCGGTGGAGAGGGATATTCGTTACGGCTGGTGATCATCGATGAGGTATTCAGTAAAATCGATATGGACAATTCGTGCTATGCAATGGAGCTGTTTAAAGAGATCGGGCTCCAGATGATTCTCGTAACACCGATGGATAAAATCAACATCGTAGAAGATTATATCGCATCGGTTCACATTACCGAAAAGCATAACGATAATACCTCGCGCCTACTGAATATCACGATTGACCGATATCGGGAAGAGAAAGAACAGTATGATAAGTGTTGA